One window of bacterium genomic DNA carries:
- a CDS encoding NADH-ubiquinone oxidoreductase-F iron-sulfur binding region domain-containing protein codes for MPETRRLLARVGRADPLSLDDYRRADGCRALRLAVERGAEWVLSELDASRLVGRGGAAFPAGRKWRAVAGASGRRRVVCNADESEPGTFKDRVLLEEDPFAVIEAMAIAGLTVGSEDGLVYVRGEYRLAADRLGQAIKTAEDAGLLGEDAAGSGRAFRIRVFRGAGAYVCGEETALFNSVEGRRGEPRNKPPFPTEAGLFGDPTLVNNVETLCNVPLLLREGAAGFRRYGTDRSSGTKLFCLSGHVERPGLYEVPFGTTLRELLALAGGVWRGRRLQAVLCGGAAGTFFGPDRLDVPLTFEDLRAAGGTVGSGAVIVLDETASLWDSVLRVARFFQEESCGQCVPCRVGTQRQLEIVQRLASGQGRPGDAALLRDISAAMTDASICGLGQTASGAVLSALALVPGPPA; via the coding sequence GTGCCTGAGACCAGGCGGCTTCTCGCACGGGTCGGTCGCGCCGACCCGCTGAGCCTGGACGACTATCGTCGGGCCGACGGCTGCAGGGCTCTACGTCTGGCCGTCGAGCGCGGCGCGGAGTGGGTGCTCTCCGAATTGGACGCCTCGCGTCTTGTGGGCCGCGGCGGCGCCGCCTTCCCGGCCGGGCGGAAGTGGCGCGCCGTGGCGGGCGCGTCCGGACGGCGGCGCGTCGTGTGCAACGCGGACGAGAGCGAGCCCGGTACGTTCAAGGACCGGGTGCTGCTGGAGGAGGACCCCTTCGCGGTCATCGAGGCGATGGCGATTGCCGGGCTGACCGTCGGGTCGGAGGACGGCCTGGTCTACGTTCGCGGAGAGTACCGCCTGGCGGCGGACCGGCTGGGGCAGGCGATCAAGACCGCCGAGGACGCGGGGCTGCTCGGCGAGGACGCGGCCGGCTCAGGCCGGGCCTTTCGCATTCGCGTCTTCCGCGGAGCCGGCGCCTACGTTTGCGGTGAGGAGACGGCGCTTTTCAACTCGGTCGAAGGGCGGCGCGGCGAGCCCCGCAACAAGCCGCCCTTCCCTACGGAGGCCGGACTCTTCGGCGACCCGACACTGGTCAACAACGTGGAGACGCTCTGCAACGTGCCTCTGTTGCTGCGGGAGGGCGCGGCGGGCTTTCGTCGGTACGGGACCGACAGGTCGAGCGGGACGAAGCTTTTCTGCCTCAGCGGGCACGTCGAACGCCCCGGACTGTACGAAGTCCCGTTCGGCACGACGCTTCGCGAGCTGCTGGCCCTCGCCGGCGGCGTATGGCGCGGGCGGCGCCTCCAGGCCGTCCTGTGCGGCGGGGCGGCCGGCACGTTCTTCGGGCCGGACCGGCTCGACGTGCCGCTCACCTTCGAGGACCTGCGCGCGGCCGGCGGCACCGTCGGCTCCGGCGCCGTGATCGTGCTCGACGAAACGGCCTCGCTCTGGGACAGCGTGCTGCGCGTGGCGCGCTTTTTTCAGGAAGAGTCGTGCGGCCAGTGCGTTCCCTGCCGCGTGGGCACGCAGCGTCAGCTCGAGATCGTGCAGCGCCTGGCCTCCGGGCAGGGCAGACCGGGGGACGCCGCGCTGCTTCGCGACATCAGCGCGGCCATGACGGACGCTTCCATCTGCGGGCTGGGACAGACGGCGTCGGGCGCGGTGCTGAGCGCGCTCGCGCTTGTCCCGGGGCCCCCGGCATGA
- a CDS encoding molybdopterin-dependent oxidoreductase: MSKRGYARPLARLEYPLVRGSRGLERVSWDEALALIARRFGEIRGAAGPDAFCCFSCSKASNELNFAAQKFMRTVIGTNNIDSCNRTUHAPSVSGLETVYGAGGGTTSYEEMEHTDLLFLWGANPRETHPIMFHHMLRGLRNGARLVVVDPRRTPTAQLAHLHLQLRVGADIALANAMGHVILDAGLEHREFTEQATSGLDAYRRHAAAYTPEFAERVSGVPATAIRDAARMYAAARRAIICWTLGITEHHNATDGVYALCNLANLTGHVGRYGSGLDPLRGQNNVQGGGDMGAIPNRLPGGADVEDPAQRAPYETAWGVALPSKRGRHQSLMFEGMERGEIRAAYIIGENPLMSEANQARCRALMEGLEFVVLQDIALNQTAEIADVVLPSALSWCECDGTVTSSERRVQLMRKALDPPGEARDDIFILQDLARRMGHEWGYTCAEDVWNEVRRLSPRHRGMSYRRLAECGGLQWPCPDEAHPGSAFLHDRLWRRPVEGPRAPFMPVEWAPPVEPPDETYPFTLTTGRRLEFFNTGTQSRGYAAPRPQMEFVHMWPADARRLAIEEGDLVRVRSRRAALLAPATLDATLAPGLCFMTLHHPELVPTNLLTIDAWDPKSGTAEFKATAVAVERVAPRGTWSQEQVGQEAAAHADRAQPGVLGL; the protein is encoded by the coding sequence ATGAGTAAGCGGGGCTATGCGCGTCCCCTGGCGCGGCTGGAATATCCGCTCGTCCGCGGGTCCCGCGGGCTGGAGCGGGTGAGCTGGGACGAGGCGCTGGCGCTCATCGCGCGGCGCTTCGGGGAGATCCGCGGCGCCGCGGGACCCGACGCCTTCTGCTGCTTCAGCTGCTCCAAGGCGTCGAACGAACTGAACTTCGCCGCGCAGAAATTCATGCGCACGGTGATCGGCACCAACAACATCGACAGCTGCAACCGCACCTGACACGCTCCCAGCGTCTCCGGTCTGGAGACGGTCTACGGCGCGGGCGGCGGGACGACGTCCTACGAAGAGATGGAGCATACGGACCTTCTGTTCCTGTGGGGCGCCAATCCGCGGGAGACGCATCCCATCATGTTCCACCACATGCTGCGGGGCTTACGCAACGGGGCACGGCTCGTCGTCGTCGATCCGCGGCGCACACCGACGGCGCAGCTCGCGCACCTTCATCTGCAGCTGCGGGTGGGCGCCGACATCGCGCTCGCCAACGCCATGGGGCACGTGATCCTCGACGCGGGGCTGGAGCACCGGGAATTCACCGAACAGGCGACGAGCGGGCTCGACGCGTACCGCCGGCACGCGGCGGCCTATACGCCGGAGTTCGCCGAGCGGGTGAGCGGCGTACCGGCGACGGCGATCCGCGACGCGGCGCGGATGTACGCGGCGGCCCGGCGGGCGATCATCTGCTGGACGCTGGGGATCACCGAGCACCACAACGCGACGGACGGAGTCTATGCGCTCTGCAATCTGGCCAACCTCACCGGCCACGTCGGCCGGTACGGTTCCGGCCTCGATCCCCTGCGCGGCCAGAACAACGTGCAGGGCGGGGGCGACATGGGCGCGATCCCCAACCGTCTGCCGGGCGGCGCGGACGTCGAGGATCCGGCGCAGCGAGCGCCCTACGAAACCGCCTGGGGTGTGGCGCTGCCGTCGAAGCGCGGACGGCATCAGAGCCTGATGTTCGAGGGCATGGAGCGGGGTGAGATCCGCGCGGCGTACATCATCGGCGAGAACCCGCTCATGTCCGAGGCGAACCAAGCCCGCTGCCGCGCACTGATGGAAGGGCTGGAGTTCGTCGTCTTACAAGATATCGCCCTCAACCAGACGGCCGAGATCGCCGACGTCGTCCTGCCGTCGGCCCTGTCGTGGTGCGAGTGCGACGGGACGGTGACGAGTTCCGAGCGGCGGGTGCAGCTCATGCGCAAGGCGCTAGACCCGCCCGGCGAGGCGCGTGACGACATCTTCATTCTTCAAGACTTGGCTCGCCGCATGGGCCACGAGTGGGGCTACACTTGCGCCGAGGACGTGTGGAACGAAGTGCGGCGTCTGTCCCCGCGGCACCGCGGGATGTCGTATCGGAGGCTCGCCGAGTGCGGGGGCCTGCAGTGGCCGTGTCCCGACGAGGCGCATCCCGGCAGCGCGTTCCTGCACGACCGCCTCTGGCGGCGGCCGGTCGAGGGCCCGCGGGCGCCGTTCATGCCGGTTGAGTGGGCGCCGCCGGTGGAGCCGCCCGACGAAACCTATCCGTTCACGCTGACGACGGGACGGCGGCTCGAGTTCTTCAACACGGGCACGCAGTCGCGCGGCTACGCGGCGCCCCGGCCGCAGATGGAATTTGTGCACATGTGGCCTGCGGACGCGCGGCGGCTCGCCATCGAAGAAGGCGACCTCGTCCGCGTGCGGTCCCGGCGCGCGGCGCTGTTGGCGCCGGCGACGCTCGACGCGACGCTGGCGCCGGGACTCTGCTTCATGACGCTGCACCACCCGGAGCTCGTGCCGACAAATCTGCTGACGATCGACGCCTGGGACCCGAAGTCGGGTACGGCCGAGTTCAAGGCGACGGCGGTCGCCGTTGAGCGCGTGGCGCCGCGCGGCACGTGGAGCCAGGAACAGGTGGGACAGGAGGCGGCCGCTCATGCCGATCGAGCCCAACCCGGCGTTCTCGGCCTCTGA
- a CDS encoding CAP domain-containing protein, whose protein sequence is MTPLGTGAQDSAFVPAAEEDLLAMLNAVRSEHGLAPLSMNGVLRGVARGHSRDMALKGYIGHGSTDGESFFTRMSRVVSRGTLTGENVATAVDPVRIHAAFIHSEGHLKNILDPAFRRVGVGVATAGRLLIATEDFTD, encoded by the coding sequence GTGACGCCGCTCGGCACGGGAGCTCAGGACAGCGCATTCGTTCCCGCGGCCGAGGAGGATCTACTCGCGATGTTGAACGCGGTCCGAAGCGAGCACGGTCTCGCGCCGCTCTCCATGAACGGGGTTCTCCGCGGCGTGGCGCGAGGGCATTCGCGCGACATGGCCCTCAAGGGATACATCGGCCACGGCTCGACGGACGGGGAGTCGTTTTTCACCCGGATGTCCCGCGTGGTGTCGCGCGGCACCCTGACAGGCGAAAATGTCGCGACGGCCGTGGACCCCGTGCGCATTCACGCCGCGTTTATCCACAGCGAAGGACACCTGAAGAACATCCTGGATCCCGCCTTTCGACGAGTAGGCGTCGGAGTTGCGACGGCCGGACGGTTGCTGATCGCTACGGAAGATTTTACGGATTGA
- a CDS encoding amidohydrolase family protein: MPFDVIVGNGTIVSPREEFPADIGITAGRISAVAAPGVLARQDAAEWVDAAGLKVLPGLIDAHVHFYDPGWPEWEDFTSGTRGAAASGLTTIVEMPNSYPSVDRAEIMRSRLQIVEPKAVIDFAMYGGLGETNGGAAAGLAEAGVIGFKSFRSKLPETNERAKLEGGIRVADPGLMLERLRESAATGLVHSVHVEHDALAKYFEAKARAAGQVKPQDHSRGRPELCEVVATGETLALARAAGARLHLVHVASPDAIMLARRAREDGQAVTIESRPEYLHFTDTDMTSFGAYGKVHPPLRSAESQARLWEFVRNGTVDILASDHTPSPSREADRRSDNIFDAAGGQPGMEPMVPMMLTHVNAGRLTLGRLVALLSENPARIFGLYPRKGRVAIGSDADLTIVDMARTHVLRSNDFYTKSRVLTRPYDGRTVTGIAVVTMVRGRVVASGGEVTTRPGYGRFLRP; encoded by the coding sequence ATGCCGTTTGATGTGATCGTCGGAAACGGAACGATCGTCAGCCCCCGGGAGGAGTTCCCCGCGGATATCGGGATCACGGCTGGCCGGATCTCGGCCGTCGCCGCCCCGGGAGTGCTTGCCCGGCAGGACGCCGCGGAATGGGTCGACGCGGCCGGCCTTAAGGTGCTGCCGGGGCTCATCGACGCGCATGTCCATTTCTACGATCCCGGGTGGCCGGAGTGGGAGGACTTCACCAGCGGCACGCGCGGCGCGGCGGCCAGCGGCCTCACCACGATCGTCGAGATGCCGAACTCGTACCCGTCCGTGGATCGGGCCGAAATCATGCGCTCGAGGCTTCAGATCGTCGAGCCTAAGGCGGTGATCGACTTCGCGATGTACGGCGGGCTCGGGGAGACGAACGGCGGAGCGGCGGCCGGACTCGCCGAGGCCGGTGTCATCGGATTCAAGAGCTTCCGCTCCAAGCTGCCCGAGACCAACGAGCGCGCCAAACTCGAAGGCGGCATCCGCGTTGCGGATCCGGGCCTGATGCTCGAGCGCCTGCGCGAGTCGGCGGCCACGGGCCTCGTCCACTCGGTGCACGTCGAGCACGACGCGCTCGCGAAGTACTTTGAGGCCAAGGCGCGCGCCGCCGGGCAGGTCAAGCCTCAGGACCACAGCCGCGGGCGTCCCGAGCTGTGCGAGGTCGTGGCGACAGGGGAGACGCTCGCGCTCGCCCGCGCCGCCGGCGCCAGGCTGCATCTCGTCCACGTCGCCTCACCCGACGCGATCATGCTCGCCCGGCGCGCGCGCGAAGATGGCCAGGCCGTCACGATCGAGTCGCGGCCGGAGTATCTACACTTCACGGACACGGATATGACCTCGTTCGGGGCATACGGGAAGGTGCACCCGCCGCTCCGCTCGGCGGAGAGCCAGGCGCGGCTGTGGGAATTCGTGCGTAACGGTACTGTGGATATTCTCGCAAGCGACCACACGCCGAGCCCGTCCCGCGAGGCGGACCGCCGTTCGGACAACATCTTCGATGCGGCCGGCGGGCAGCCGGGCATGGAACCCATGGTGCCGATGATGCTGACCCACGTGAACGCCGGACGTTTGACGCTCGGCCGCCTCGTCGCGCTGCTGAGCGAGAATCCCGCACGGATCTTTGGGCTCTACCCGCGCAAGGGCCGCGTTGCCATCGGCTCGGACGCCGATCTCACGATCGTTGACATGGCGCGGACGCACGTCCTGCGGTCCAACGACTTCTACACTAAGTCGCGCGTCTTGACCCGTCCCTACGACGGCCGCACGGTTACCGGGATAGCGGTCGTGACGATGGTGCGCGGCCGCGTCGTCGCCTCAGGGGGCGAGGTGACGACGCGGCCGGGGTACGGACGGTTCCTGCGGCCGTAG
- a CDS encoding prolyl oligopeptidase family serine peptidase, with the protein MGREEAARDPAFMYFPGHYRWSHGMLHALGSAPWGGAELDEVHRTGLRLCGRAGDDGAWFEEWTRTAEAVERAGRERVRRGHEAGAAADLFRAAHYYHIGERFLQPKTAAGLAVYRRGVDCFRDAAAMARRPRIEPVEVPYEGTTLPALFVHAAPRGAGVMRSPAMVFFDGFDITKEIQYFKGISDLAGRGIACLIVDGPGNGETIRFRHLPLHHETERYATPAYEYLAGREEIDPARVGVMAISLGGYYAPRAAAFEPRFAACIAWGAQWDYHAVWKERLERLERGDAPPLSVPWEHLLWIFGVRTPEQALARLEPFRLEGVAQKIACPFLLLHGEGDSQIPLATARRCFDAIGSRRKTFRVFTREEGGYHHCQVDNTSIAVACMWDWLEDVFGVPPNRRAETVFPAGGGRFNE; encoded by the coding sequence ATGGGCCGGGAGGAGGCCGCGCGGGACCCGGCGTTCATGTACTTCCCGGGCCACTACCGGTGGTCGCACGGGATGCTGCACGCACTCGGCTCGGCGCCGTGGGGCGGGGCCGAACTCGACGAGGTGCACCGGACCGGCCTGCGCCTCTGCGGCCGTGCCGGCGACGACGGCGCCTGGTTCGAGGAGTGGACCCGCACCGCGGAGGCGGTGGAACGGGCCGGTCGGGAACGCGTAAGGCGCGGTCACGAGGCCGGCGCCGCGGCCGATCTCTTTCGGGCCGCGCACTACTACCATATCGGCGAACGTTTTCTCCAGCCCAAGACCGCCGCGGGACTCGCAGTCTATCGCCGGGGCGTGGACTGCTTTCGCGATGCCGCCGCGATGGCGCGGCGGCCGCGGATCGAGCCGGTCGAGGTGCCGTACGAGGGGACGACGCTGCCCGCGCTTTTCGTCCACGCGGCCCCACGCGGTGCGGGTGTGATGCGGTCGCCCGCGATGGTGTTCTTCGACGGGTTCGACATCACCAAGGAAATTCAGTACTTCAAAGGCATCTCCGATCTCGCCGGGCGCGGCATCGCCTGCTTGATCGTCGACGGCCCCGGCAACGGCGAGACGATCCGGTTCCGCCATCTTCCGCTGCACCACGAAACCGAACGCTACGCGACTCCGGCCTACGAGTACCTCGCGGGCCGCGAGGAAATCGACCCGGCGCGCGTCGGGGTCATGGCGATCAGTCTCGGCGGCTACTATGCGCCGCGCGCGGCGGCCTTCGAGCCGCGCTTCGCGGCGTGTATCGCCTGGGGCGCGCAGTGGGACTACCACGCCGTGTGGAAGGAGCGCCTCGAGCGGCTGGAGCGGGGCGACGCCCCGCCGCTGTCCGTTCCGTGGGAGCATCTGTTGTGGATCTTCGGCGTGCGGACGCCGGAACAGGCGCTCGCGCGCCTCGAGCCGTTCCGCCTCGAGGGCGTGGCGCAGAAGATCGCGTGCCCTTTTCTACTGCTGCACGGCGAGGGCGATTCGCAGATCCCGCTCGCCACGGCCCGGCGGTGCTTCGACGCGATCGGCTCCCGGCGGAAAACGTTCAGGGTGTTCACGCGGGAGGAGGGCGGCTACCACCACTGCCAGGTCGACAACACGAGCATCGCCGTCGCCTGCATGTGGGACTGGCTCGAGGACGTGTTCGGCGTGCCGCCGAACCGTCGCGCAGAGACCGTTTTCCCGGCGGGAGGAGGCCGTTTCAATGAGTAA
- a CDS encoding NAD(P)H-dependent oxidoreductase subunit E, producing MPIEPNPAFSASDREAAAVERALAALGAEPRRSDMLPLLQALQEDLGWLPTGALRHLAERMHLPFPDVWGVATFYALFRFEPPRGVVVHVCDDVPCRLRGAGSLVQALEARYGAPRRFTGGAHGSAGQNAAAGGRATPVDWETVPCLGQCDHAPVAAVAGRLQRKATPERVIASAAESAGRA from the coding sequence ATGCCGATCGAGCCCAACCCGGCGTTCTCGGCCTCTGACCGCGAGGCGGCGGCGGTCGAGCGCGCGCTCGCCGCGCTCGGCGCAGAACCGCGGCGTTCGGATATGCTGCCGCTGCTCCAGGCGCTTCAGGAAGATCTGGGATGGCTCCCGACGGGCGCGCTCCGCCACCTCGCGGAGCGGATGCATCTTCCGTTCCCGGACGTGTGGGGGGTCGCCACGTTCTATGCCCTGTTCCGCTTCGAGCCGCCCCGCGGCGTTGTCGTCCACGTCTGCGACGACGTGCCGTGCCGCCTCCGCGGAGCGGGGTCGCTCGTTCAGGCTCTGGAGGCGCGCTACGGTGCGCCTCGGCGCTTCACCGGCGGGGCCCACGGGAGCGCGGGGCAGAACGCGGCGGCCGGCGGGCGGGCTACGCCGGTCGACTGGGAAACCGTGCCGTGCCTCGGTCAGTGCGATCACGCGCCGGTTGCCGCCGTCGCCGGCCGTCTGCAGAGAAAGGCCACCCCGGAGCGCGTCATCGCCTCCGCGGCGGAGTCCGCGGGCCGTGCCTGA
- a CDS encoding DUF4389 domain-containing protein, with product MPAVPEPFPATLDVDYPDRELNRLTTAFRLFTVIPIAIVLALISGPEQDKSHHIVPFVAGGIVFAPTALLLVFARRYPRWWFEWNIALTRFSARVGAYMALLRDEYPSVEEEQAVHIAIPYPDAAGGLNRWLPLVKWFLAIPHYIVLVFVGIAAVICVVIAWFAVLFTGRYPRSLFNFVVGVFRWILRVGAYAFLLTTDRYPPFGLS from the coding sequence ATGCCGGCCGTGCCCGAGCCGTTTCCCGCCACGCTGGACGTCGACTACCCGGACCGAGAACTGAACCGGCTCACCACCGCGTTCCGGCTGTTCACCGTCATCCCGATCGCCATTGTCTTGGCTCTCATCAGCGGGCCCGAGCAGGATAAATCACATCACATCGTACCGTTCGTCGCCGGCGGGATCGTGTTCGCCCCCACGGCGCTGCTGCTCGTGTTCGCCCGTCGGTATCCGCGGTGGTGGTTCGAGTGGAATATTGCGTTGACGAGATTCAGCGCCCGTGTCGGTGCCTACATGGCGCTTCTGCGGGACGAGTATCCGTCGGTCGAGGAGGAGCAGGCCGTCCACATCGCGATCCCGTACCCGGACGCGGCGGGCGGCCTCAACCGGTGGCTGCCGCTCGTGAAATGGTTCCTCGCCATCCCGCACTACATCGTGCTGGTCTTCGTCGGGATCGCGGCCGTGATTTGCGTCGTGATCGCCTGGTTTGCCGTCTTGTTCACGGGGCGATATCCGCGGTCGCTCTTCAACTTCGTCGTGGGCGTGTTCCGCTGGATCCTGCGGGTGGGGGCGTACGCGTTCTTGCTGACGACCGACCGCTATCCGCCGTTCGGCCTGTCGTGA
- a CDS encoding 2Fe-2S iron-sulfur cluster-binding protein: MSVLLEIDGRPVESEEGMTVLDALRRAGLDAPTLCHHPNLTPVNVCRVCVVELEGSRVLIPSCSRRVEPGMKVRTATERVRRARRVVLELLASSVDVSTASGLRAYLAEYGADPGRFGEGVRRVREPLRDDNDLYVREYEKCILCYKCVEACGEDAQFTFALSVAGRGFEARIDTGADTALLDSRCVFCGNCVAVCPTGALMPLIEHRMRRRGEWDESRQHAAQTICPYCGVGCAVTLQVQDNRIVGVTSPADHGVTRGNLCVKGRFGFTYVRPDLPERR; encoded by the coding sequence ATGAGCGTGCTCCTCGAGATCGACGGCCGTCCGGTCGAATCTGAGGAGGGGATGACCGTTCTCGACGCGCTGCGGCGGGCCGGCCTCGATGCCCCCACCCTGTGCCACCATCCGAACCTGACCCCGGTCAACGTCTGCCGGGTGTGCGTCGTGGAGCTCGAGGGCAGCCGCGTTCTCATCCCGTCCTGTTCCCGCCGCGTCGAGCCGGGCATGAAAGTGCGCACCGCAACCGAGCGGGTGCGGCGGGCGCGGCGTGTCGTGCTGGAACTGCTGGCCTCATCGGTGGACGTATCGACGGCGTCCGGCCTGCGGGCCTATCTCGCGGAGTACGGCGCAGACCCCGGACGGTTCGGAGAGGGTGTGCGCCGGGTCCGGGAGCCGCTGCGCGACGACAACGACCTGTACGTGCGGGAGTACGAGAAGTGCATCCTCTGCTACAAGTGCGTGGAAGCCTGCGGCGAGGACGCGCAGTTCACGTTCGCGCTCTCGGTCGCCGGTCGAGGGTTCGAGGCGCGCATCGATACCGGCGCGGACACCGCGCTCCTCGACTCCCGCTGCGTCTTCTGCGGCAACTGCGTCGCCGTCTGCCCGACCGGCGCATTGATGCCGCTCATCGAGCACCGCATGCGGCGAAGGGGCGAGTGGGACGAGTCGCGGCAGCACGCGGCGCAGACGATCTGCCCGTACTGCGGCGTTGGGTGCGCGGTCACGCTCCAAGTGCAGGACAATCGCATCGTCGGGGTCACTTCGCCGGCGGACCACGGCGTGACGCGGGGCAACCTCTGCGTCAAGGGTCGATTTGGCTTCACTTACGTCCGGCCGGACCTCCCGGAGCGACGCTGA
- a CDS encoding ABC transporter substrate-binding protein, with the protein MKRWLLALFVTGVTAALAGGGVTLAAPGPIKVGLVTAESGVFAPNGRDMINGFELALKEAGNKAAGRSIELIVEDDQGLPGPSLTKARKLVELDNVDVITGPLAASSGYVLRDYVDEQKIPALFPVVSSDDLTQRKTSPWVVRTGWTSSQPNHPFGEYAAKTLHYKRIATIAYDFAFGWETVEGFQDTFEQNGGRVVTHLWPPIGAPDYSPYLGRIQNVDAVYATFSGNDALRFLQQYRAFGLMGRIPLIGNGTLTDEHILFQENDLAKGIITPLHYSAALNTEQNRAFVRAYVRAYNRVPSYYSEACYTGMQVILKALAAIGGRIEDRAAFVAAMRKVALPDAPRGPLRFDAYGAPIQNVYIRRVDINNGEPQNTVIFTYPNVSQFWTYNPTEYLKKPVYTRDFPPAHP; encoded by the coding sequence ATGAAACGCTGGCTGCTCGCGCTCTTCGTGACCGGAGTGACCGCCGCGCTCGCCGGCGGCGGTGTCACGCTCGCCGCGCCGGGACCGATCAAGGTCGGGCTCGTGACCGCCGAATCCGGCGTCTTCGCGCCCAACGGCCGCGACATGATCAACGGCTTCGAACTGGCCCTCAAGGAGGCGGGGAACAAGGCTGCCGGCCGGTCGATCGAGCTGATCGTCGAGGACGACCAGGGGCTGCCCGGTCCGTCACTCACGAAGGCGCGCAAACTCGTTGAGCTCGACAACGTGGATGTGATCACGGGACCGCTCGCCGCGAGCTCCGGCTACGTGCTGCGCGACTACGTCGACGAGCAGAAAATTCCGGCGTTGTTCCCGGTCGTGTCGTCCGACGACCTGACGCAGCGGAAGACTTCGCCTTGGGTCGTCCGCACCGGGTGGACGAGCAGCCAGCCGAACCACCCGTTCGGCGAGTACGCCGCCAAGACGCTGCACTACAAGCGCATCGCGACGATCGCCTACGATTTCGCGTTTGGCTGGGAGACGGTGGAAGGCTTCCAGGACACGTTCGAACAGAACGGCGGCCGCGTCGTCACGCACCTGTGGCCGCCCATCGGCGCGCCCGACTACAGCCCGTACCTCGGCCGGATCCAGAATGTGGACGCGGTGTACGCGACCTTCAGCGGTAACGACGCGCTGCGGTTCCTGCAGCAGTACCGCGCGTTCGGCCTGATGGGCCGCATCCCGCTGATCGGCAACGGCACGCTGACCGACGAGCACATTCTCTTCCAGGAGAACGATCTGGCGAAGGGGATCATCACGCCGCTGCACTACAGCGCGGCGCTCAACACGGAGCAGAACCGCGCGTTCGTGCGCGCCTACGTCCGCGCCTACAACCGCGTGCCGTCGTACTACTCGGAAGCCTGCTACACCGGGATGCAGGTGATTCTGAAGGCGCTCGCCGCGATCGGGGGCAGGATCGAAGATCGCGCGGCGTTCGTGGCCGCGATGCGGAAGGTGGCGCTGCCAGACGCGCCGCGCGGACCGCTGCGTTTCGACGCGTACGGCGCGCCGATCCAGAACGTGTATATCCGCCGGGTGGACATCAACAACGGCGAGCCGCAGAACACCGTGATCTTCACGTATCCCAACGTCTCGCAGTTCTGGACGTACAATCCGACGGAATACTTGAAGAAGCCGGTGTACACGCGGGACTTCCCGCCCGCCCATCCGTAG